The Coffea eugenioides isolate CCC68of unplaced genomic scaffold, Ceug_1.0 ScVebR1_3595;HRSCAF=4978, whole genome shotgun sequence genome window below encodes:
- the LOC113758075 gene encoding uncharacterized protein LOC113758075 → MESSSSSLSSSASLFPPFSPSLWGYIILYILRPFLAILFALSVLLFGWFLAWKLVLVHVPLVQEIFGLRKKPVKAKPENRRRLTKFYNSIDARNSAS, encoded by the exons ATGGAGTCCTCTTCATCTTCTCTATCTTCCTCAGCTTCTCTATTCCCACCATTCTCTCCCTCCCTTTGGGGCTACATCATCTTATACATCCTCCGCCCCTTTCTCGCCATACTCTTTGCCCTCTCTGTATTACTTTTTG GGTGGTTTTTGGCGTGGAAGCTGGTGCTTGTTCATGTCCCGTTGGTGCAAGAGATCTTTGGTTTGCGTAAAAAACCGGTCAAGGCCAAACCCGAGAATCGCCGGCGACTCACGAAGTTCTACAACAGCATTGATGCCCGAAATTCAGCTTCTTGA